Proteins encoded within one genomic window of Ptiloglossa arizonensis isolate GNS036 chromosome 3, iyPtiAriz1_principal, whole genome shotgun sequence:
- the LOC143144289 gene encoding SID1 transmembrane family member 1, with product MLSVKIILIVPIVLLLFNLHGVSASFNFSFTPIVMNATYNMEYSIIINSTIEYVFLYPTNEKSWMETARIEVESNATYDLPLIVVARQMRGILSWTIPDVVESMNFDDLAYNKTGRTLCSTKDYRSEIEYQEFVTVSLSTASYKNISFKLNVTQDSQYYLRPEETRLVEISPSEPIYYGYTFQKQIESSFVIVHVESDSNICMTVSIQNISCPVFDSETNIEYTGYWQTVNRQGGITVPREAYPMGFFVVLVVKSDDTDCFGSPSTAPVRKKKVALTIHTSISKHKYIVATGIVISIIFTFCIIYAGSIIVAKMKRYREINQELINQDCENVTVSIPSPSTVEESVPQQSLSSETDSSLDEDNIDVMEDALSDKNVIRTKLVLSVCDLARKDPRILRHKSRLYLYYLITVAIFYTLPVVQLVITYQNVLHDTGNQDLCYYNFLCAHPFGLISDFNHVLSNFGYIMLGFLFIFLTYSRENNELDRERNKCYGIPQHYGLFYALGAALIMEGILSGSYHVCPNRSNFQFDTSFMYIIAVLCMIKIYQTRHPDINAKAQITFGILALIILIGLIGVLNGSTSFWIVFTIMHLLICLFLTLEIYYMGRWRRKGIFRRTIQSCRYDIRSGIKHLFRPLYPGRFIMLVIANLCNIALAVYGNITHEKNFATFLLSILMCNLILYTTFYIIMKILNKEWIVLQTLIYIILSIGFWVAAMYFFINKTISWALTPAQSRHYNKPCVFLNFFDTHDIWHFLSALAMFFSFMVLLTLDDDLVDVHRSQIPVF from the exons ATGTTAAGTGTaaagataattttgatagtGCCTATTGTGTTATTATTGTTTAATCTTCATGGAGTTAGTGCTTCCTTCAATTTCTCATTTACTCCCATCGTTATGAATGCAACTTATAACATGGAATATAGTATTATCATAAATAGTACTATTGAATATGTATTCTTGTACCCCACTAATGAG AAATCTTGGATGGAAACTGCCAGGATAGAAGTTGAAAGCAATGCTACCTATGATCTACCTCTTATTGTAGTTGCACGTCAAATGAGAGGAATCTTATCATGGACAATTCCTGATGTTGTAGAAAGCatgaattttgatgatttagcGTATAATAAGACAGGTCGAACTTTGTGTTCAACAAAAGATTATCGAAGTGAAATAGAATATCAAGAATTTGTTACTGTTAGTTTGTCCACTGccagttacaaaaatatttcatttaagcTTAATGTAACGCAGGATTCTCAATATTATTTGAg ACCAGAAGAGACAAGATTAGTAGAAATTTCTCCATCTGAACCTATTTACTATGGTTATACTTTTCAAAAGCAAATAGAAAGTTCCTTTGTCATTGTTCATGTTGAATCTGACAGTAATATTTGTATGACAGTCTCTATACAAAATATATCA tgCCCTGTATTTGATTCGGAAACAAACATCGAATATACTGGTTATTGGCAAACTGTAAATCGACAAGGTGGTATCACTGTGcct agAGAAGCATATCCGATGGGATTTTTTGTTGTTCTGGTAGTCAAGAGTGATGACACTGATTGTTTTGGTTCACCCAGTACAGCACctgtacgaaagaaaaaagtggCACTAACAATACATACCAGTATTTCCAAACACAAGTATATTGTTGCAACAGGAATAGTCATatctattatttttactttctgtATTATTTATGCTGGAAGTATAATAGTGGCTAAAATGAAACGATATAGAGAAATTAACCAGGAATTGATCAATCAAGATTGTGAAAATGTTACTGTATCTATACCAAGTCCGTCAACAGTAGAAGAG TCTGTCCCACAGCAGTCATTATCTTCAGAAACCGATTCATCATTGGATGAAGATAATATTGATGTGATGGAAGATGCTCTTTCTGATAAAAATGTGATACGAACAAAACTCGTACTTTCGGTTTGTGATTTGGCTCGCAAAGATCCAAGAATTCTTAGACACAAATCtcgattatatttatattatttaataacggTCGCTATCTTCTACACTTTACCCGTTGTGCAACTGGTAATAACTTACCAGAATGTACTTcatgatactggaaatcaagaTTTGTGTTACTATAATTTTTTATGTGCCCATCCATTTGGATTAATATCAGATTTCAATCATGTGTTATCGAATTTTGGATATATCATGTTAggctttctttttatatttttaacttaCTCTCGTGAAAACAATGAATTAGATAGAGAAAGAAACAAGTGTTACGGTATACCGCAACATTACGGATTATTTTATGCACTTGGCGCGGCACTTATCATGGAAGGAATACTTTCAGGAAGTTATCATGTATGTCCGAATCGCAGTAATTTTCAATTCG ATACTAGTTTCATGTACATTATAGCAGTACTCTGCATGattaaaatttatcaaacaCGTCATCCAGATATAAATGCTAAAGCACAAATTACATTTGGTATTTTGGCTCTGATCATTCTAATAGGATTAATTGGTGTTTTGAATGGTTCCACCTCTTTCTGGATTGTATTTACGATTATGCATTTGCTGATTTGCTTATTTCTGACTCTTGAAATTTACTATATGGGACGATGGAGACGTAAAGGTATCTTTAGAAGAACAATACAG TCCTGTAGATACGATATCCGCTCCGGAATTAAACATTTGTTTCGACCTTTGTACCCAGGACGATTTATAATGCTCGTCATAGCAAATTTATGTAACATTGCTCTCGCAGTATACGGAAATATAACtcatgaaaaaaattttgcaaCATTTCTATTAAGTATattaatgtgtaatttaattttgtatactACTTTTTATATCATAATGAAG ATTCTTAATAAGGAATGGATTGTTCTTCAAACattaatttacattattttgtCCATTGGGTTCTGGGTTGCAGCcatgtatttttttataaacaaaaCTATTTCATGGGCGCTTACTCCAGCACAGTCTCGTCATTATAACAAACCTTGCGTGTTTCTGAATTTCTTTGACACTCATGACATTTGGCATTTCTTATCTGCTTTAGCTATGTTTTTCTCCTTTATGGTTCTACTTACTCTAGATGATGATCTAGTCGATGTACACCGAAGTCAAATACCAGTCTTCTAA
- the Rpn9 gene encoding regulatory particle non-ATPase 9 isoform X2: MAAAVASTDVNTYLSQNQNVADEELAAEWADLEELYNKRLWHQLTLKLEKFVKNPALLKGDNLIQLYVNFLSTFENKINPLSLVEILAYVIQQFQDKQEAIKFLEKTEPKVKSSNEAVALCKVLTGQILLDKLNNQEQAKKIIEEVEAMLDNADSITTVHGRFYLLASRLYRLQGKHAEYYRTALRYLGCIDLNSLSRQEQEQHAFFLGLAALLERLKPQWSKVADLAAQELKLRQKISLLCLMEMTFKRQANNRQLTFAEISQETRLPLGEVELLVMKALAQGLVRGAIDQVAGTVNMTWVQPRVLDRSQISGMVQRLDGWCKDVSSMERLLESRASEILTL; encoded by the exons ATGGCGGCAGCCGTGGCATCAACGGATGTTAATACATATTTAAGTCAAAATCAAAATGTTGCAGACGAAGAACTGGCTGCTGAATGGGCAGACCTTGAAGAACTGTATAATAAAAg GCTTTGGCATCAGCTGACacttaaattagaaaaatttgtaaaaaatccagCGCTTCTGAAGGGAGATAATTTGATACAACTATATGTTAACTTTTTATCTACCTTCGAAAACAA GATAAATCCTTTATCATTGGTAGAAATATTAGCATACGTAATACAACAGTTTCAAGACAAACAGGAAGCAattaaatttttggaaaaaactGAGCCTAAAGTTAAAAGTAGTAATGAAGCTGTGGCTCTCTGTAAAGTCCTTACAGGACAAATTTTATTGGATAAGTTAAATAATCAAGAACAAGCAAAAAAGATTATAGAAGAAGTAGAAGCTATGTTGGATAATGCTGATAGTATTACCACAGTCCATGGTAGATTTTATTTGTTAGCCAGTCGTCTTTATCGTTTGCAAGGAAAACATGCAGAATATTATCGTACTGCTCTGAG atATCTGGGTTGTATTGATTTAAACAGCTTAAGTAGACAAGAACAAGAACAGCATGCATTTTTCCTTGGTCTGGCTGCACTTTTAG AAAGATTAAAACCACAGTGGAGCAAAGTTGCTGATTTAGCTGCACAGGAATTAAaattaaggcaaaaaatttctctcctCTGCCTTATGGAAATGACTTTCAAACGACAAGCTAATAACAG ACAGTTAACATTTGCGGAAATCTCTCAAGAAACTCGTTTACCCCTTGGTGAAGTAGAATTACTTGTAATGAAGGCTTTAGCTCAAGGTTTAGTTCGTGGCGCCATTGATCAAGTAGCTGGGACAGTAAACATGACGTGGGTTCAACCTCGTGTTTTGGATCGTAGTCAAATATCTGGAATGGTTCAAAGACTTGATGGATGGTGTAAAGATGTTAGCTCAATGGAGCGTTTATTGGAATCTCGAGCGTCCGAGATCCTTACTCTTTAA
- the Rpn9 gene encoding regulatory particle non-ATPase 9 isoform X1, protein MAAAVASTDVNTYLSQNQNVADEELAAEWADLEELYNKRLWHQLTLKLEKFVKNPALLKGDNLIQLYVNFLSTFENKINPLSLVEILAYVIQQFQDKQEAIKFLEKTEPKVKSSNEAVALCKVLTGQILLDKLNNQEQAKKIIEEVEAMLDNADSITTVHGRFYLLASRLYRLQGKHAEYYRTALRYLGCIDLNSLSRQEQEQHAFFLGLAALLGEGVYNLGELLAHSVLQSLKDTPNSWLIDLLQAFNAGDIAALERLKPQWSKVADLAAQELKLRQKISLLCLMEMTFKRQANNRQLTFAEISQETRLPLGEVELLVMKALAQGLVRGAIDQVAGTVNMTWVQPRVLDRSQISGMVQRLDGWCKDVSSMERLLESRASEILTL, encoded by the exons ATGGCGGCAGCCGTGGCATCAACGGATGTTAATACATATTTAAGTCAAAATCAAAATGTTGCAGACGAAGAACTGGCTGCTGAATGGGCAGACCTTGAAGAACTGTATAATAAAAg GCTTTGGCATCAGCTGACacttaaattagaaaaatttgtaaaaaatccagCGCTTCTGAAGGGAGATAATTTGATACAACTATATGTTAACTTTTTATCTACCTTCGAAAACAA GATAAATCCTTTATCATTGGTAGAAATATTAGCATACGTAATACAACAGTTTCAAGACAAACAGGAAGCAattaaatttttggaaaaaactGAGCCTAAAGTTAAAAGTAGTAATGAAGCTGTGGCTCTCTGTAAAGTCCTTACAGGACAAATTTTATTGGATAAGTTAAATAATCAAGAACAAGCAAAAAAGATTATAGAAGAAGTAGAAGCTATGTTGGATAATGCTGATAGTATTACCACAGTCCATGGTAGATTTTATTTGTTAGCCAGTCGTCTTTATCGTTTGCAAGGAAAACATGCAGAATATTATCGTACTGCTCTGAG atATCTGGGTTGTATTGATTTAAACAGCTTAAGTAGACAAGAACAAGAACAGCATGCATTTTTCCTTGGTCTGGCTGCACTTTTAGGTGAGGGCGTTTATAATCTTGGAGAATTATTAGCTCACTCAGTTTTACAGTCCTTGAAAGATACACCAAACTCTTGGTTAATTGATTTATTGCAAGCCTTTAATGCTGGTGATATTGCTGCATTAGAAAGATTAAAACCACAGTGGAGCAAAGTTGCTGATTTAGCTGCACAGGAATTAAaattaaggcaaaaaatttctctcctCTGCCTTATGGAAATGACTTTCAAACGACAAGCTAATAACAG ACAGTTAACATTTGCGGAAATCTCTCAAGAAACTCGTTTACCCCTTGGTGAAGTAGAATTACTTGTAATGAAGGCTTTAGCTCAAGGTTTAGTTCGTGGCGCCATTGATCAAGTAGCTGGGACAGTAAACATGACGTGGGTTCAACCTCGTGTTTTGGATCGTAGTCAAATATCTGGAATGGTTCAAAGACTTGATGGATGGTGTAAAGATGTTAGCTCAATGGAGCGTTTATTGGAATCTCGAGCGTCCGAGATCCTTACTCTTTAA
- the LOC143144288 gene encoding RNA polymerase II-associated protein 1, whose product MEGTPALKRPRPSDDEQELFRMQEEFLMNKQQPSAKVINLRGLTIPFSNTTPAEAPINQTSTGKVRSRFSELKKLKAQNIICTSQASGDVINPVIKKDVQENFKPGLHDSVQNVPIASSNIILGNIVEKKYDWHNKFNQEGSFCVLDRGFPEVFIFPDTKNDDNQSLFWKQVSSKKGVAHKLKEPQNYEPLLSHKGNVTVEESWAIEIHNENLQRLDEMSEEDILREKSKLEMTLKPELIQFLKSRQNKNQKENQGQGEIKKFSVPNKDENMTSMDEKKLIVKEISNRCEKELFKNNDVTSMQVDKLKEVFNRCNEDISKDNIIQMQINESGKTIIKSSIELMNQAREEGWVHMDLLEPEKLKWMDDILIEKEDKIAPDKLYNARFDFNGLLLPYKDESVSVEKGLHHHGEEPERPGYSLQELLQLSRSAAQQQRCTALTTLANIIEKSRKGWYDKALQPPPLIALSEKNLLLLLRFSLDDTSIAVVTATLQALRAFVYSEEDEICLDRLYGFQNYKDPVITSPKNDVTDTSNLKDHELAQLDAISALLRTDILLRIRYILSEMRPPPVGVTCALEILIRLVRYSNVTALNIVSIPNLLETITEHFIPLSTDALARQETVNNVYGVPIVTAVRFCRILLYYGGKPIAQKLRRFNIVQRIISYVCCDAGNVSINLSIESLRLWKTLLLHGEAIDSLTGAQLILLSQLQLLLSNHDIHIASELSCEYAAALIAVANCLVSLKANISVLLLKWSTQLLSLANVTWGNTKLIAETLLAVSDTPVIKTLIISQSQVFSKLVSSSNLLSDCRLAEREPRSLPHLGVLTQDGQLQPIVSQQSCIPFLATALKVFVNHCHVQEIQAVLRLPQLFKYLKNLETSDWCLERSWYTRYELSFLISIVNAALIVKDKLDNKTMYVIWKIAIKLVSSLPSDFISDVKDMLKIALSEEKLSLGVIANELEKLNLSSNIDDIKLNLACNVATLYEQYIVSSNEWDQTAMPKDWLYLPIVHIYTKCRNSVRCNDEDKSTILSILSLELVLPELVEKLSPSLRFSRLVLIYLCDTVYLNSDVCALLTRAISNLLKDYYKKLNFTMDLPGFNSFTDLFTSMCENFCSTSYGDYGFSMTILVPIAQRHDVYYRKLLWSEHAGLLRYIRLPLEQLVIPLREYFYPLEEDTSLIESYITALVREIVRKSWCPIPYTIAIHHSAMYLKRSNQLAVRMRRKLEKIPNKDLAALLLDYQSPTL is encoded by the exons atgGAGGGTACACCGGCTTTAAAACGGCCTAGGCCATCTGATGATGAACAAGAATTATTTCgtatgcaagaagaatttttaatgAATAAACAGCAACCGTCTGCGAAAGTTATTAATTTACGAGGTTTAACAATACCTTTTAGCAATACTACTCCTGCAGAAGCACCTATAAATCAAACAAGTACTGGAAAAGTAAGGTCAAGATTTTCTGAACTGAAAAAATTAAAAGCACAGAACATAATTTGTACTTCTCAAGCAAGTGGTGATGTTATAAATCCTGTAATTAAGAAAGATGTGCAGGAAAATTTTAAACCAGGACTACACGATTCTGTTCAGAACGTACCAATTGCATCATCTAATATAATATTAGGAAATATTGTTGAAAAGAAATATGACTGGCACAACAAATTTAATCAGGAGGGATCTTTTTGTGTCCTGGATAGAGGATTTCCAGAAGTTTTCATATTTCCAGACACG AAAAATGATGATAATCAAAGTTTATTTTGGAAACAAGTTTCGTCAAAAAAGGGTGTAGCACATAAATTAAAAGAACCTCAAAATTATGAACCTCTGTTGTCTCATAAAGGTAATGTTACTGTAGAGGAATCATGGGCAATTGAAATACACAATGAAAATTTACAACGATTAGATGAAATGAGTGAGGAAGATATATTAAGAGAGAAAAGTAAACTTGAAATGACCCTTAAGCCagaattaattcaatttttaaaaagtaggcaaaataaaaatcaaaaagaGAACCAGGGTCAAggtgaaattaagaaatttagTGTTCCAAATAAAGATGAAAATATGACATCTAtggatgaaaaaaaattgatcgtaaAAGAAATTTCTAACAGATGTGAGaaagaattattcaaaaataatgATGTTACATCAATGCAAGTGGATAAACTTAAAGAAGTCTTCAACAGATGCAATGAAGATATATCCAAggataatattatacaaatgcaaATTAATGAATCTGGAAAAACTATAATTAAGTCTTCTATAGAATTAATGAATCAAGCTAGAGAAGAAGGTTGGGTACACATGGATTTACTTGAAcctgaaaaattaaaatggaTGGATGATATACTAATAGAGAAGGAAGACAAAATTGCTCCAGATAAACTATACAATGCTCGTTTTGATTTCaatg GTTTATTATTACCATACAAGGATGAAAGTGTATCAGTTGAGAAAGGTCTTCATCATCACGGAGAAGAACCTGAACGTCCTGGATATTCTTTGCAAGAATTGTTACAATTGAGCAGATCAGCTGCACAGCAACAACGTTGCACAGCTCTTACAACATTGGcaaatattatagaaaaaagTCGTAAGGGCTGGTATGACAAAGCATTACAACCACCACCTTTGATTGCACTAAGTGAAAAAAATCTTCTATTATTATTGAGATTTTCTTTGGATGATACATCAATAGCTGTAGTTACAGCAACTTTACAAGCACTTAGAGCTTTCGTATACAGTGAAGAGGATGAAATTTGTTTGGATAGACTGTATGGTTTCCAAAATTACAAAGATCCTGTTATAACGTCGCCAAAAAATGATGTTACTGATACAAGTAATTTGAAAGATCATGAATTAGCACAATTAGATGCAATATCTGCATTATTAAGAACTGATATACTTTTAAGGATTAG GTATATTTTGAGTGAAATGCGACCACCACCTGTTGGTGTAACATGTGCACTAGAAATATTAATCAGACTTGTAAGGTATTCAAATGTAACTGCATTAAACATTGTGAGCATTCCAAATTTATTGGAAACAATAACTGAACACTTTATACCATTATCTACAGATGCTTTAG caAGGCAAGAAACTGTAAATAATGTTTATGGAGTTCCTATAGTTACTGCGGTAAGATTTTGTCGCATCTTGCTTTATTATGGAGGAAAACCTATTGCTCAAAAGTTAAGGAGATTTAATATTGTACAACGCATTATATCATATGTTTGTTGCGATGCAGG AAATGTAAGTATTAATCTCAGCATTGAAAGTTTACGATTATGGAAAACTTTACTACTTCATGGAGAGGCAATAGATAGCTTAACTGGAGCACAATTAATTCTCTTATCTCAACTACAACTTCTATTAAGTAATCATGATATTCACATTGCATCTGAATTATCTTGTGAATATGCAGCAGCTTTAATTGCTGTTGCTAATTGCTTGGTGTCTTTAAAAGCAAACATATCAGTTTTATTGTTGAAATGGAGCACACAGTTATTATCTTTAGCTAATGTTACG TGGGGTAATACAAAACTTATTGCAGAAACATTATTAGCAGTAAGTGATACTCCTGTAATTAAAACATTGATTATATCTCAATCACAGGTGTTTTCTAAACTTGT GTCTTCTTCAAATTTGTTGAGTGACTGTAGACTAGCTGAACGTGAACCTAGGTCTCTACCTCATCTGGGTGTATTAACTCAGGATGGTCAATTGCAGCCTATTGTATCTCAACAATCCTGTATACCTTTTCTTGCAACTGCTTTGAAAGTATTCGTTAATCACTGTCACGTACAAGAAATTCAGGCAGTTCTCAGGCTTCCacaactttttaaatatttaaaaaatctagAAACGTCAGATTGGTGTTTAGAAAGATCGTGGTATACAAGATATGAATTATCTTTCTTGATTAGCATAGTGAACGCAGCTTTGATTGTTAAAGATAAACTAGATAATAAGACAATGTATGTTATTTGGAAAATTGCTATCAAACTTGTCTCATCCTTACCTTCTGATTTTATATCTGATGTAAAAGATATGCTTAAGATTGCATTATCAGAGGAGAAATTAAGTTTAGGAGTGATAGCAaatgaattagaaaaattaaacttGAGTTCAAACATTGATGATATTAAACTAAATTTAGCTTGTAATGTAGCTACTTTATATGAACAATATATAGTATCAAGTAACGAATGGGATCAAACAGCAATGCCTAAAGATTGGCTTTATTTGCCAATAGTACACATTTATACAAAATGTAGAAACAGTGTTAGATGTAATGATGAAGATAAATCTACTATTTTAAGCATATTAAGTTTAGAATTAGTATTACCTGAATTGGTTGAAAAACTTTCACCAAGTTTAAGATTTAGTAGATTAGTATTAATCTATCTATGTGATACAGTATATTTAAATAGCGATGTGTGTGCTCTACTTACTAGGGCTATTTCAAATTTATTGAAAGATTATTACAAAAAACTTAATTTCACAATGGATTTGCCAGGATTTAATTCATTTACTGATTTATTTACTTCTATGTgtgaaaatttttgttcaactTCTTATGGTGATTATGGTTTTTCAATGACAATATTGGTGCCAATTGCACAAAGACATGATGTTTATTATAGAAAACTATTATGGTCGGAACATGCAGGTTTGCTTCGTTATATTAGATTACCTTTAGAACAATTAGTTATTCCATTAAGAGAGTATTTCTACCCCCTCGAGGAGGATACATCTTTAATAGAAAGTTACATAACTGCTCTTGTTAGGGAAATTGTCAGAAAAAGTTGGTGCCCAATTCCTTATACAATTGCTATACATCACTCTGCAATGTATTTAAAACGATCAAACCAATTAGCTGTAAGAATGAGAAGAAAATTAGAGAAAATACCTAATAAAGATTTAGCTGCCCTCTTATTAGATTACCAATCGCCTACATTATAA